CCACTGCTAAAAAGCGTTCTGCGCCCAAGGTAGCATTGTCAGCCATCAAATGAGCCAAAAGAACAGTCGGCACATCAGGGTCAAGACGGCGAATTTCCCCTTCCATAACAACTCGTAGACGTTCCGTTAACAGTTCGTTGACTTCTGCCAAAGACGAACCTTCTGTTTCTTGGCGAGTCATCAGAGTCGAACGCGTCAGCCAAGGGAGGGTAATTACTTGGACTTTGCCATTGCGGGTTTCGATGCAGTGTGTAGTTAATGTATCACCCACAACAAAGCCTGGTACTCCCAAGGTGCGGTAAATATTTAAACTCGCTCCTCCCTGTCCTTGGGAATGTTGGTCGTGGTTGCCTACCAATAGCACTGTTGGAATATTAGCATCCATGAGACGGCGAAATTGGCTAGCAAAAGCTTGTTGTACATAAGGCGGTGGTGTCGCATCCGGGAAAGCATCGCCACCAAATATCACCATATCAACAGCGTCTGTCAGCGCTCGGTCAATACATACAGACAAAGTATTGACAAAATCCTCTAGTCGTGTATTTAATCCCGTTGCCGGATTAATTCGTCCGTGAGAGAAGCCGCTTCCCATGTGGATATCGGAGAGATGGAGGATTTTAATCATATTTGTCTTATTTAACTATTATCAGGTTAAATTACCACGCCAATCATACGCTTATAGCAGTCTGCGTTTAAATCAACCATAGCTTAGAAGCTTTGAGTCGGTACATAGAAAGAAACATAATACCCAGATCCCCGAATTCTTAGAGAAGTCGAGGATCTATCTCCTGAGCATTTTATGTTTAATTATGTTGACCCACTTACATATAAAGTCGCTACATAGATTGATATTTTTAAAAGTTTTGTCCACTTGAATGAGAACCGCTGTGTCTGCAAATTGTAACAAATGATGTTTTTTGGAAGAAATATTACTTACAATAAAAGTATTAAAACACAAGCTTATTCTTGTATAATACTTCAATCAAAAGCGAATGAGTATCTCGGACACGGCGGCGATCGAAGAAAAAATCAAGATTTGGAAGAAAAGACTTGCTGGCGACTCAAACAGCAATCCTCTAATTGATTTCCGCAAAAATAAAAAACCCGTAATTGATATTCTTACAAGCTCTTCACTTTTGTATAAAAAGCTTGTAGGAGAGGAATCTAGCCCATTTCCGTTTAATGAAATCACAAGCAAGCAGAGTGCTACTGAACGGATCAAGCTACTAGATGAACTTCGTAAAGGTGCAAGATCAAGCCTAGAAGAAAAGGGGTTTAATAGTCTCTTTCTAGTTCTTGGTACTTTGATATGGTTTGATAGTGAAAAACCCCAGGAAAAGTATGTTTCTCCAATCCTACTTATTCCAGTTAGATTGGAAAAGAAAGGTAGAAAGTTACCAGAATTTACGCTATACCCTACATATGATGATATTTCTGTTAACTTTATTTTAGTTAATAAGTTAATAGATGAATTTAATATTACGCTACCTAGCAGCGATCGCATTCAAAAATTGAGCTATGAAAATTTTATAGATGCAGTTAGTAGTGCGATCGCTAAACAACCTCATTGGCAAATAGAAGAAACAGCACACATTACTTTGTTCCAGGATGCTAAAGCAGCAATGATTCAAGACCTGGAACAAAATCAGGATAAGATAGCTAATCATTCAATACTGCAAGGGCTAGCTTTAAAACGAACACCTGATAATTTTAATAAGTTAGCTATTCCTCAAGAGCAAGAACTCGATCAAATCAATCCATCATTAATTTATCAGATACGCGATGCAGACTCCAGCCAGCAAGTAGTTATAGAAGCTGCAAAGATTGGACTTAGCTGTGTAGTACAGGGGCCTCCTGGTACAGGAAAAAGCCAAACGATTGTAAACATCATCACAGAGTTAATCGGCAAAAACAAGAAAGTGCTTGTAGTTGCGGAAAAGCAAACTGCTCTAGAAGTTGTCTTTGACAGGCTTAAAAAAAGTAAGTTGGAAGATGCTTGTCTAAATTTACACCACCAAGTAACAACAAAATCAAAAGATTTCTTCAATGAACTAGACCAAACTATCACTCAGCTTTCAGAAAGAAACCAAACACAACAGCGAGATTGGGATACATTTTTTAAACCTTTAGGTGACTATCGGCAACTTCTCAATGATCATGTAGTAGATCTACATAAACAGGAGCAACCATTAAATAAATCTGCCTTTGACTTGTATGGTCAAATTCTCCGGCTCAAACGAGAAGAAACTCCTGTGCTAGAGTTTAATCTTTCTAATCTACAAGATTGGTCGGAAAGCAGATTATTGGAAGCAAAAATACCACTGGAAAAACTTGGTATATTCGAGGCTATATTTCGGGGAAGGCAAAAAACGATATGGTCAAGTAGTCCATTACAATCTGAATCTTGGTCTTCTGATATCAATAATTATTTACGTGATAATCTTGACAATCTGAGTGAAGGAATAAAACTTGCTCAAAATACTGTAGCTTCATTGACGCAGCTGCTAAAAATAACAGAACCATTGCAAACCTTGTATGATTTGGAACGGTTACAGCCGGAAGTAGCCCATATCTTTGATGCTCCATCAGGAATAGAAAGTTGGTCACTTTCAAAAGAATTGGCTGAACTAAAAGGTTTGTATTCTGATTTAGAAAAAGAGATTAAATATTACCAATCTATTAATTCTACACTAAATGCTAAGTATGTCCGTGAATTTTTAACTTTTGACTTCTTAGAAATTAGGAAACTTTTCGCAAGAAAATTTACAGGTATTTTTCGCTTTATTCAACCAGCTTATTGGCAATGGCGTAATGCTAAGAGGCGCGAACGTCAACGTCTCATAGCTCTTCGGCAAGAGAAAAATGGAGTTTTTGAGCAAGACTTAATTGCAGATATTGAAAACGCGATTGAGCGTCAAAATATTTTAAGTATATTAAAAGACCCACAATACCAAGCTCGTACAGCTTTTGGTTCTTCATTTGATGAAGAAATGACGGATTTCCTAGGTATTCAGCAAGGTCTTGAATGGTTGGAAATACTAAATCAACAGCTCAAACTAGATAAAGAGGCGGTAGCGGCAGTTATTCTCTCAAGAGAACGCTATCAGGATCTAAGGACATTTTTAGAAAATCTGGAAACATCCTTAGCCAAAATTAAAGAAGGCTTTAAATTCTTAAGAGATAATTTTCCTCAAGAACGGGTAACAGCATTAGGTGTATTGGAAAAAACACCCTTAAACGAAGTTGAGAATTTCCGACAACAAGGGCATGATGAGATTGATTTATTCCAACAGTGGTTGGACTATCAAGAAATTGTGCGTCAATTAGAAGTTATTGGAACCAAAGAGTTTTTATATAAGCTACGGGATTCCGACATCAAACCAAATGATTGGTTTCCTGTTTTACAAAAAGGCGTGTATGAAAATTGGCTGCGACACATACATCATGATAATTATGAGTTGCGAAACTTTAACCAAGATTTGCATGAGCAGAAAATAAATGAATTTTTAGAAAAAGATAAACAACAGTATGAAGTTGCAATCCAACGTTTGAGACAACTCCATGTCAAACGCTGGCAAGAGTGGTCAACACAGCCGGAAGCAGCGCAACAAGTGGAGCGACTAAAAAAAGAAAGTAAAAAGCAAAGAGGACAAGAGAAAATTCGTCAATTTATAAAAAATGCTCCTCAACTTATTACTACCCTCAAGCCATGTTGGCTAATGAGTCCTTTAGGGGTTAGTCAATATATAGATGCTGACGCAGTTGATTTTGATGTTGTTATCTTTGACGAAGCTTCCCAAGTTCGTACTGAAAACGCAATATCTTCTATCTTGCGAGCAAAACAGCTAATTGTTGTTGGAGATAACCAGCAGCTACCGCCAACCTCTTACTTTGAAAGTACAGCTTCCGATGATAGCAACGATGAAGAGGAAGAGGTTTATGAAAATTTGCTCGATGAGTGTTCCGCTTTATCAATTATGATACCTCGTACTTTAAGTTGGCATTATCGCAGCCAAGACGAAAGCCTAATTGCCTTCTCAAACCAAAAGTTTTACAATTCAAAGCTCATTTCTTTCCCCAATCCTATAAAAGATGCTAGTCGAGGTGTGCATTTCTATTATGTTGAGAAGGGAATATATGATAGTGGAGAAAATATCCGTGAAGCAGAGGAAGTTGCAAAGCTGACAGTGCAGCATTTTCAGGAATTCCCTCAGCAATCTTTGGGTATTATTACCTCAAGTAAAAAACAGACAAAAGCCATCTGGGAACAACTCAAACAAATAAGTACTGAACATTCAGACATAGAAGAATTTTGTCAAGATAACTCAGAAAATTTCTTTGTCAAACCAATTGATGAGGTTCAAGGTGATGAGCGAGATGTGATTTTTCTAAGCTTTGGCTTTGGTTTTGATAACGAAAACCGGAATAAGTTAAATCATAACTTTGGTTACTTTAGTAAAATCCAACAGGATTTAGGAAGACGAAGATTAAACGTTGCAATAACTCGTGCTAAATGTAAGTTTGTTTTAGTTGCCTCAATTAAAGAAGAAAATTTTGACGCGGAAAAAGGTCAACAAGCTGCATTGCTTAAAGAGTATTTTGCATACGTTCAAAGCTGTGGTCAAAAACTAAATGAAAAGCTTGGTGATGAAGCATCTCACTCCGATTTACCTTTTGAAGAAGATATCTATCAAGTTTTAACAGAAAGGGGATGTGCAGTTAAGCAACGAGTAGGTCGTTCAGCTTATCCTATTGACCTAGTTGTAATAGATAATTCAAAACCAGAAACAGAGGACTGTCTTTTAGGCATTGTGTGTGATGGAGTAACTTATAGTCAATATCCTACAGCACGCGATCGCGATCGCCTCCGCCAAGAAGTTCTACAAAAATTAGGCTGGCGCATTTACAGAATTTGGTCTCGTGAATGGAATCGCAACAGAGAAGGTCAAATAAAACAGCTAATAGAGCATATAGAAAATATACGCAATCAGAAATAAACACAGTTACTAGTGTAGCTTTATAAACAGAGATTTAAATAAAACTTGGATTGTCTATGGTAGTAGCACTAATTGAAGAACTGTTAACTCAAGTGCAACAGTTGCAATTAATCATGATTGCGGTTTCTACTGGAAAGTTGAAAATTCATGAAAAAGAGAAAGAGTATACACTACTTTATAAAAATATTGTTGACCTGATGGAATCTCTTGAAGAGGAAGGGGTTTACATCGAAAATCCTAATAACTTTAAATCTCTTTCAAATTGGCGCGTTCACTGGTCATCTTTAAAAAGTGGATATGCTTCAAAAGCAGGATATATTCATGAATTATATAGTAGTGTTTTCAATCAAATTAATCTTATTTTGTGCCAGCGTTATATTAAAGATAAATCTCAAGAAGAATTATTTGATGAGTGGCAAATATCACGATTTGAATATCTAATAGCAAAGATTAAACAGTTAAAGTTAACCATGCTTTCGGTAGCTACTCAAGGACAGCCTGTTGAGTTAGTTAAGTCTGAAGATGAGGGCTATAAAAAGCTTTATTGGGAGATTAGATTACAAATAAATCTCCTTCGGGAGATAGGTATAGATGCTCCTGAATCCAATCAATTTCAATCTCTTTGGCAATGGTATAATTACTGGTCATTTGAGCTAGATAATTCAAAAGCTGTACGGGAAGAATATATCAATAATCTATATGAAACTTTGCTTAAAACAATTGAAAAAGCCTTAAAAAGACACTATTTACAAAAAACTTCACTAAAACAGTTTCTTCAGGACTTGAAGCGTCGATTTAATCAGACCACTTATACCCAAGCTACTACAGAACCTATAATCCTAACTCCATTTTTAAGCAACAATGTGCAAACATCTAAATTCCAATTAGATGAGAGATTTCAGCAACCAACATCGGAATCTGTCGCTGATTCATTATCTATTCCAGCTACTCAAACTTTTGAAAATTCGTTATTTACAACTGAAAATTATAGTTTAATTATGACAAATGAGAACGTCATGAAGCCGGAAATATTTTTAGAGCAAAATGATGTTGTATATTTAGAGAATAGTCTAGAAAAATTCTTTGCTACGAAGTTTGATAATGCAAGTAGTTGGAGAAGCATATTTAGCTCATCAGGTGTTGAAGAGTCGTTTATTAGACCTATAATTTTTATTAGCAATCCTGTAGAATTCAGCAACAGAGTAGTAGCAAAATTTAAAGATTATAAAGTATCTAATCAGCGAATAGATCATCACCCAATGATGAAATTATTACAGTATCTACTAAATCGAAAAGAAAGTTATGAGTTTGAAGATCAAGATATAGAGTTATTCACTAAATTAGCTGAACGAGGTCGGGAAAATCTCAACGCTTTAAAGGCTCGTAACACTGTTTGTAGGATCGAATCACCCAAAGAAACAGGTATTGGGACAGGAGTATTAGTAGGTAAAAATCTATTACTAACCTGCAATCACATTTTCAGCAAAACTCAAGTTAGACAAGCTTGGGTACGTTTTAACTACAATGCTGACAGCCGTCAGTTGGACAATGATTTATTTGAGGTAGATATGACTTTTGTCAGCTATCATAATCGCCCTGACTACGCTTTAGTCAAAATAAAAGATAATCCTCAGCAACAAAAAGCTATTTTTATTAATGAAACATCTATATTAGATAACGATCAAGATGTTCGTATTATCCATCATCCCCAAGGAAACCCGGTGATAATTTCCGACTTTGGACAAATTACGCAAGTAGGAGAAGATTACATTGACCATAATGTGAAAACTGATGATGGTTCCTCTGGCGCACCAATTTTTAATCGCCAATGGGAATTGATTGCAATTCATCAAGGAAATCCCGGTATAGGACGTACCGTGATTCCGGGTTCAACGGGAGGTATTCCCATTCGTGCTATTTGGAATCAGATTTCACCGCATTTAGGTTGATGTAACAGAGGAATAATTTCATGAGCTTTTTCCAGAGTTTATCTGAAACTTTCAGCCGTGAGGCTCCAAAATATAAAACCCTTTCTCTACCAAAACATCGAGTTGATGTAGACTACGATGAAAAACCCATTATTGCAGGTGAAGCCTATTGTCGTATCTGGCTAGTGGAGATGCGCTTGGCTAAAGATGTAGAATGGTTCAAGCAAAGATATCCGGTGGTTCATGCTGCTGTCCGCTTCAATCATGGTGGGAAATCCGTAATAATTCCCTATCTAGCAGCACCTGGACAATTAGAAAAATCAATAGCAGATAATCTGGATAAAGTCATTCAATGCAACTATCCTCTCACATCCTTATTTCCCTTCAATGATGGATTAGTCGAGTTACAAACAGGCTTATTTAGCATAGCTAATAATGACTCTATCGGTAAATTTATTAAGACGATGGGCAGATTTTCTGAATTGCTACCTGTGCCGGAACTTTCAAGTGTTATAAAGCTAGCAGAACCAATATATCGGGGTATTGAAGATTTACTCGATATTGGTGAGCGTCGCTTAGAACTAGGCTACCAACAAACATTTTCTGAAGCTGATGGAGGTGGTAGTAATTCCCTGAAAGCAGGTTATTTTGCCGCAATTTTGGCGCAGGATAACAAGATAAACAGCGATAACCTTTGTATTGTGAATGATAGCCTTTGTTTTGGTTCACCTGGCCCAACAAAAACTTTTGAGCGTGATGGCAAACCCCTAGAAGGGTACAGCTATATGCTGTTTCGTATAGAAAAGCGCAAACAGCAAGATTGGGAGTCATTAAAAACTATAAAAGAGCTAGTTACTCAAGCTCAAAATGCTATTTCTTCAGGAGAATATGAGAAAGTAAAGAAATTTCTTTTACCTGCTATTGAAATAGCTATTCTCCAAAGTCCTGATGTAACTAAAGCTGACCGACGCAATATGAGATTAAAAATTGAAGAGGAATTGAAGGAACTTGGTTTGCAATCTACAAAAATACAAAAGCGATCGCTTTACTCAATTATGCAGCGACCTTTGCCACCGATTGACGCAGTGACAGAGGCTGAATTAGCTTCTCTAGAGCAACTTTTCCAGCAAAATGGTCAATAAAGTAGCCTCTAAATTTGTTGTGTAACACTATTATCTAACCGCAGAAGCGCAGAATAAGCAGAGAAGGGGAAGTCGAGGGAAATTCTTATTTTCTACTATTCCCCACTCCCCACTCCCTACTCCCTACTTCCCCTTAAATATGAATTCCACATTCGGTTTTATCACTTCCCCGCCAACGTCCGGCGCGTTCGTCTTCGCCTTCACCTACTCTAGTGGTGATAGGTTCGTCGCCAATGCTGGGATAACCTTTGTCGTGGAGTGGGTTGTAGATGACTCCGTGTTCAGCCACGTAAACCCAGCTGTCTTGGCGTGTCCAAGTGGCTATAGGATTTACTTTAAGCCGACCTTTTCCGTCTAATTCAAATATGGGCATATTAGCACGGGTGACTGCTTGATCGCGGCGGCGGCCTGTTATCCAAGCGACGCTGTTGAGTTCGTCTAGACCTCGTAGCAGTGGTTCAATTTTTGTAATGTGGTGGAATTTGGCAATATCCTTGTCCCAGAGTTTGTCCCCGTATTTAGCTTCAAAGGCTTCGCGGGTATCTACATCTGGAGTTTTGAAAGTTTGCAAATCCAGGCTGTAAATTTCTTTAGCTTTGGCTACTAATTCTAGGCTTTCAGGGAAGTGGTGCAAGGTGTCGAGAAAAATTACAGGAACGGGATGCTTCAGTTCGCTGTAAAGAATATGGGTAATTATCATGTCATCCACGTTAAAGGCGCTTGTTTGCACCAATCCCGTTGGGATATTCTCTATAGACCATGCCAGTATTTCTTTAGGAGTGGCAGTTTCAAATTGCTGATTTAATTTTTCTAAGTCAAAAGCGATCGCTTGGTTTCTAGATGCCGTGGTGACTGTCATGATAATCTTCTGTTCAAATATTTTTACCTTGATTAGGATTTATTTTAACCCATAAAGGCGCGTATCCCGCTCGGAGATAAGGTAATTATTTTGTTCGGAAATTACTACATTTTGGAACTGGAGAATGGGAAGTGGGGAGACGAGGAAAGTAACCCATTACAAGTAAAAACTGATACTTAAACACAAATGAAGATTTCGTTAAGATAATTTACGGTAATTTAAGTTTTACAGCGCTTTTATAGATATTTATACTGATTTTGATATGGTTAAGGGACTATTAAAAAAAGGATTTTTACTTAAATGAACGATTCAAAATTCAGCAATCCGTTAGGCCAGTCTATAATTATGGGCGCTTTAATGATGTTAACCA
This genomic interval from Nostoc sp. KVJ3 contains the following:
- the cysH gene encoding phosphoadenosine phosphosulfate reductase; translation: MTVTTASRNQAIAFDLEKLNQQFETATPKEILAWSIENIPTGLVQTSAFNVDDMIITHILYSELKHPVPVIFLDTLHHFPESLELVAKAKEIYSLDLQTFKTPDVDTREAFEAKYGDKLWDKDIAKFHHITKIEPLLRGLDELNSVAWITGRRRDQAVTRANMPIFELDGKGRLKVNPIATWTRQDSWVYVAEHGVIYNPLHDKGYPSIGDEPITTRVGEGEDERAGRWRGSDKTECGIHI
- a CDS encoding AAA domain-containing protein, with protein sequence MSISDTAAIEEKIKIWKKRLAGDSNSNPLIDFRKNKKPVIDILTSSSLLYKKLVGEESSPFPFNEITSKQSATERIKLLDELRKGARSSLEEKGFNSLFLVLGTLIWFDSEKPQEKYVSPILLIPVRLEKKGRKLPEFTLYPTYDDISVNFILVNKLIDEFNITLPSSDRIQKLSYENFIDAVSSAIAKQPHWQIEETAHITLFQDAKAAMIQDLEQNQDKIANHSILQGLALKRTPDNFNKLAIPQEQELDQINPSLIYQIRDADSSQQVVIEAAKIGLSCVVQGPPGTGKSQTIVNIITELIGKNKKVLVVAEKQTALEVVFDRLKKSKLEDACLNLHHQVTTKSKDFFNELDQTITQLSERNQTQQRDWDTFFKPLGDYRQLLNDHVVDLHKQEQPLNKSAFDLYGQILRLKREETPVLEFNLSNLQDWSESRLLEAKIPLEKLGIFEAIFRGRQKTIWSSSPLQSESWSSDINNYLRDNLDNLSEGIKLAQNTVASLTQLLKITEPLQTLYDLERLQPEVAHIFDAPSGIESWSLSKELAELKGLYSDLEKEIKYYQSINSTLNAKYVREFLTFDFLEIRKLFARKFTGIFRFIQPAYWQWRNAKRRERQRLIALRQEKNGVFEQDLIADIENAIERQNILSILKDPQYQARTAFGSSFDEEMTDFLGIQQGLEWLEILNQQLKLDKEAVAAVILSRERYQDLRTFLENLETSLAKIKEGFKFLRDNFPQERVTALGVLEKTPLNEVENFRQQGHDEIDLFQQWLDYQEIVRQLEVIGTKEFLYKLRDSDIKPNDWFPVLQKGVYENWLRHIHHDNYELRNFNQDLHEQKINEFLEKDKQQYEVAIQRLRQLHVKRWQEWSTQPEAAQQVERLKKESKKQRGQEKIRQFIKNAPQLITTLKPCWLMSPLGVSQYIDADAVDFDVVIFDEASQVRTENAISSILRAKQLIVVGDNQQLPPTSYFESTASDDSNDEEEEVYENLLDECSALSIMIPRTLSWHYRSQDESLIAFSNQKFYNSKLISFPNPIKDASRGVHFYYVEKGIYDSGENIREAEEVAKLTVQHFQEFPQQSLGIITSSKKQTKAIWEQLKQISTEHSDIEEFCQDNSENFFVKPIDEVQGDERDVIFLSFGFGFDNENRNKLNHNFGYFSKIQQDLGRRRLNVAITRAKCKFVLVASIKEENFDAEKGQQAALLKEYFAYVQSCGQKLNEKLGDEASHSDLPFEEDIYQVLTERGCAVKQRVGRSAYPIDLVVIDNSKPETEDCLLGIVCDGVTYSQYPTARDRDRLRQEVLQKLGWRIYRIWSREWNRNREGQIKQLIEHIENIRNQK
- a CDS encoding trypsin-like serine peptidase, with the protein product MVVALIEELLTQVQQLQLIMIAVSTGKLKIHEKEKEYTLLYKNIVDLMESLEEEGVYIENPNNFKSLSNWRVHWSSLKSGYASKAGYIHELYSSVFNQINLILCQRYIKDKSQEELFDEWQISRFEYLIAKIKQLKLTMLSVATQGQPVELVKSEDEGYKKLYWEIRLQINLLREIGIDAPESNQFQSLWQWYNYWSFELDNSKAVREEYINNLYETLLKTIEKALKRHYLQKTSLKQFLQDLKRRFNQTTYTQATTEPIILTPFLSNNVQTSKFQLDERFQQPTSESVADSLSIPATQTFENSLFTTENYSLIMTNENVMKPEIFLEQNDVVYLENSLEKFFATKFDNASSWRSIFSSSGVEESFIRPIIFISNPVEFSNRVVAKFKDYKVSNQRIDHHPMMKLLQYLLNRKESYEFEDQDIELFTKLAERGRENLNALKARNTVCRIESPKETGIGTGVLVGKNLLLTCNHIFSKTQVRQAWVRFNYNADSRQLDNDLFEVDMTFVSYHNRPDYALVKIKDNPQQQKAIFINETSILDNDQDVRIIHHPQGNPVIISDFGQITQVGEDYIDHNVKTDDGSSGAPIFNRQWELIAIHQGNPGIGRTVIPGSTGGIPIRAIWNQISPHLG